DNA from Leptospira harrisiae:
TATCGAATGGGTAGAAGAGGGTTAAGTTTTAAGGCATACTATGGAAGAGCAAAAATCGATTAAAGAAACCCTCCAGCAGGGAGCCAGTGGTGACAAAACCAAGAAAAAGCTTGTCATCAAGAAAAAAGCGGCACCTGCAGATGAGAAAAAAGAATCCGGTACGAGTCCGCAAAGCGCAGAAGCCAAAACAACTTCTCCTGCTTCGGACAAAAAAAAGGATTTGAATGAACTCATTCGTGAGGAAGCCAAAAGACAGGGACTCGGTTCCGGTCCACAAGCTCCTTCCCAAGCATCACCGATTGTGTCCCGGCCAGAAAGAAAACCGGAACCACAAGCAGAAAGAGAAAGACCTCCTATGGATCGTAAACCCGAATCCATTCTTTCTGGTGATACATCTTCTCCTAACTACCGTTCCGGCGGTGGTTCTGGCCAAGGCGGCCAACAAGGAGGAGGAAACCAAGGTTATTTTAGAAAAGAAGATCGTAACCCGATCGTTTCACGTCCTACAACTCCGCGCCCTCAAAGACCGGAAGGCCAAGGCGGTGGATACCAAGGAAATCGCGGACCTGGACAAGGCGGCGGCGGATACCAAGGGAATCGTGGACCTGGACAAGGTGGCGGTGGATACCAAGGAAATCGCGGGCCTGGACAAGGTAGCCCTGGTGGATACCAAGGAAATCGTGGACCTGGACAAGGTGGCCCTGGTGGATACCAAGGAAATCGTGGAGCTAGACCCATCGGTCAAGGTGGCCCTGGCGCAGGTAGACCTCCTGGTGACGCTCCTTTTGGTGCTCCGGGTGGACCTCCCGGTGCTGGTGGTGCCAGTGGTGCCAAAAAGAAAGTATTCGATAAAGAAAAGGGCGGAAGAGAAGAAAACGAAAACACTAAGTTTTTCAAACAATCTTTCCGCAAACAAAAGGCACAAGCTGCAGCATTAGCAGCTGTTCCGAAAGAAATCTCCATTTTGGAAAACATCCAAGTGGGAGAGATCGCTAAAAAACTGAATTTAAAACCCGGTGAAGTCATCAGTAAACTCATGAAAATGGGAATGATGGTAACCATCAATAATGTGATCGATGCAGAAACAGCATCCATCCTAGCAGATGACTATGGTTGTAAGGTGAAGATTGTTTCTCTTTACGATGAAACTGTTATCGAAGAAGAAAAGGATGCACCGGAAGACTACATCACTCGTCCTCCAGTGGTGACTATCATGGGTCACGTTGACCATGGTAAAACAAAACTTCTCGATACCATTCGCTCATCACGAGTGGCAGAAGGGGAGTCTGGTGGAATCACTCAGCACATTGGTGCTTACCAAGTAGAAACAGAACGCGGTAAAATTGCTTTCCTCGATACACCTGGTCACGAAGCCTTCACTTCCATGAGAGCACGTGGTGCCTCGGTTACTGACATTGTTGTGCTCGTTGTTGCTGCAGACGATGGGGTTATGCCTCAAACGATTGAAGCCATCAACCATGCCAAAGAAGCAGAAGTGCCAATCATTGTTGCGGTAAACAAAATTGATTTACCTGCAGCAAACCCAGAAAAGGTGAGACAAGAACTTTCTAATTACGGATTACAACCAGAAGAGTGGGGTGGAACTACCATCTTCTGTGATATCTCAGCGAAAAGTAATATTGGAATCGATAAACTTCTTGAGATGCTTATCATCCAAGCAGAACTTCTGGATCACAAAGCCAATCCAAAACGAAAAGCAAAAGGAACCATTGTGGAAGCAAAACTCGATCCAGGTCGTGGTGCTGTGGCAACGGTTCTCATCCAAAACGGAACTCTTCGTGTAGGAGATGCTTTTGTTGCGGGAGTTCACGCAGGTCGTGTGCGAGCTATGTATGACGATCTTGGTCATTCGATCCGTGAAGCCGGTCCTTCTTTCCCTGCCCTTGTGACAGGACTTGATGGAGTTCCTGATGCTGGCGCACCATTCGATGTGGTGATTGACGATAAAGAAGCACGAACCATTTCTCATAGCCGTCAAGACTATGAAAGACTAGGCCAATCTAAAAATGCGGCCACTCGTGTGACTCTCGACAATATGAGTGAGATCATCAAACAAGGTGCTCTCAAAGAACTCAAAGTCATCATCAAAGCGGACGTACGCGGATCTACAGAAGCGGTGAAAGAAGCACTAGAAAAACTTTCAACTGCCGATGTTCGTCTCAACGTAATCCATGCAGGAACAGGTGCCATAGTTGATTCCGATATCATTTTGGCATCGGCTTCGAACGCCATCGTGATTGGTTTCCATACTCGTGCGAATCCAAAAACGGTCTCTCTTGCAGAGAAAGAAAAAGTAGAAATCAAATACTACAGTATCATCTACGATGTTGTGAACGAGGTGAAAGCTTCCATGGAAGGAATGCTCGAACCAGAAAAAGTAGAAAACGTAATCGGTAAGGTAGAAATCCGTGACGTATTCAAAATTTCTAAAGTTGGTAACATTGCAGGTTGTATGGTTAAATCTGGGAAGGTCACAAAACAAGCTTATGTTCGTGTGGTCTCAAGCGAGTCCGGTGAAATCACTTGGGAAGGTAAGATCAAAAACCTCAAACGTATGAAAGATGACGTGGCAGATGTTCTTACTGGATTTGAGTGCGGTATCTTACTCGATGGATTCAACGACTTCTCTGTGGGTGACGAAATCGAAGCATACGAGATTCGCGAGATTGCTCGTAAACTGTAAGGCGGCATAAATGAATCCCATTCGAATGAAAAAACTCGAATCGGAGATCATTCGCCTTATCTCCACAGCAATTTTGGAAGGCAAGGTAAAAGACCCTCGGGTCTTTTTACCGAGTTTCCATCGGATCGAGATCAGTGAAGACCTCCAATATGCAAAAGTGTATTTTACTGCTCTATGTAATAACAACGAAAGGAAAAAACTCACACAAGGCCTAGTTTCTTGTGCAGGTTTTTTATCCTCTCTTGTGGGAAAAAATCTCCACCTTCACACCAACCCAAGATTTACATTTGTCTGGGACAATAACTACATCAAAAGTTTAGAAGTGAATCGTCTGATTGATGAATCCGCTCCCAAAACTCTTTTCGAAGAACTGCATCCAGAAGAATCCGAATCAAATACAGATTCAGAAGATGATTCTGAAACGGAAATTTCTTCTCCATCCCAAACAAAAACTGATGGTGATGGAAATAGCAAAGAGTAAAACAAAAGAACCCAAAAGAATACTTTTTAAAGTATTTGAAATTTTGCAACTTACTTTGATTTGGTGACTTGTTCAATGTCTAAACCCTATCATTCTGG
Protein-coding regions in this window:
- the infB gene encoding translation initiation factor IF-2 produces the protein MEEQKSIKETLQQGASGDKTKKKLVIKKKAAPADEKKESGTSPQSAEAKTTSPASDKKKDLNELIREEAKRQGLGSGPQAPSQASPIVSRPERKPEPQAERERPPMDRKPESILSGDTSSPNYRSGGGSGQGGQQGGGNQGYFRKEDRNPIVSRPTTPRPQRPEGQGGGYQGNRGPGQGGGGYQGNRGPGQGGGGYQGNRGPGQGSPGGYQGNRGPGQGGPGGYQGNRGARPIGQGGPGAGRPPGDAPFGAPGGPPGAGGASGAKKKVFDKEKGGREENENTKFFKQSFRKQKAQAAALAAVPKEISILENIQVGEIAKKLNLKPGEVISKLMKMGMMVTINNVIDAETASILADDYGCKVKIVSLYDETVIEEEKDAPEDYITRPPVVTIMGHVDHGKTKLLDTIRSSRVAEGESGGITQHIGAYQVETERGKIAFLDTPGHEAFTSMRARGASVTDIVVLVVAADDGVMPQTIEAINHAKEAEVPIIVAVNKIDLPAANPEKVRQELSNYGLQPEEWGGTTIFCDISAKSNIGIDKLLEMLIIQAELLDHKANPKRKAKGTIVEAKLDPGRGAVATVLIQNGTLRVGDAFVAGVHAGRVRAMYDDLGHSIREAGPSFPALVTGLDGVPDAGAPFDVVIDDKEARTISHSRQDYERLGQSKNAATRVTLDNMSEIIKQGALKELKVIIKADVRGSTEAVKEALEKLSTADVRLNVIHAGTGAIVDSDIILASASNAIVIGFHTRANPKTVSLAEKEKVEIKYYSIIYDVVNEVKASMEGMLEPEKVENVIGKVEIRDVFKISKVGNIAGCMVKSGKVTKQAYVRVVSSESGEITWEGKIKNLKRMKDDVADVLTGFECGILLDGFNDFSVGDEIEAYEIREIARKL
- the rbfA gene encoding 30S ribosome-binding factor RbfA, which encodes MNPIRMKKLESEIIRLISTAILEGKVKDPRVFLPSFHRIEISEDLQYAKVYFTALCNNNERKKLTQGLVSCAGFLSSLVGKNLHLHTNPRFTFVWDNNYIKSLEVNRLIDESAPKTLFEELHPEESESNTDSEDDSETEISSPSQTKTDGDGNSKE